A genomic window from Tolypothrix sp. PCC 7910 includes:
- the ctaD gene encoding cytochrome c oxidase subunit I translates to MTNISVKNVNLPSEEPHHESPGNWKEYFSFSTDHKVIGIQYLVTAFIFFLVGGIFAMVIRGELITPESDLVDRTFYNGMFTMHGTVMLFLWTFPSLVGFANYLVPLMIGARDMAFPRLNAVAFWMVPVVGILLMASFFVPGGPAQAGWWAYPPVSLQNPTGHLINGQVVWLLAVAISGVSSIMGAVNFVTTIVKMRAPGMGFFKMPLFVWAVFSAQIIQLFGLPALTAGAVMLLLDLTAGTAFFDPSKGGNPVMFQHYFWFYSHPAVYVIILPIFGIFSEIFPVYSRKPLFGYKVVAISSLLIAVVSAIVWVHHLYVSGTPAWMRMLFMVTTMLVSVPTGIKVFAWVATIWGGKIRLTTPMLFALGALIMFVFAGIVGIMLSSVPVDVHVNNTYFVVGHFHYVLFGTVTMGLYAAIYHWFPKMTGRMYYEGWGKLHFWLTFIGTNLNFLPMHPLGLQGMLRRISSYAPEYEFWNIIASLGSFLLGMSTLPFIFNMVVSWMHGQKAPANPWRAIGLEWLVSSPPPVENFEEIPIVISEPYGYGKSEPLTANIQNQSHPYKPHS, encoded by the coding sequence ATGACAAACATCTCTGTTAAAAACGTTAATCTCCCTAGTGAGGAACCTCACCACGAATCGCCAGGGAATTGGAAAGAATACTTCAGCTTCAGCACTGACCACAAGGTCATTGGTATCCAATACCTCGTTACAGCATTCATCTTCTTTTTAGTCGGCGGTATCTTTGCAATGGTGATTCGGGGAGAACTGATTACACCCGAATCAGACCTAGTAGACCGCACTTTCTATAACGGTATGTTCACCATGCACGGCACAGTAATGCTGTTTTTGTGGACATTCCCCTCATTAGTTGGTTTTGCTAACTATTTAGTGCCCTTGATGATTGGGGCACGAGACATGGCATTTCCCCGCCTCAACGCTGTCGCTTTTTGGATGGTGCCAGTAGTCGGGATTCTCTTGATGGCCAGCTTCTTTGTTCCAGGTGGGCCAGCCCAAGCTGGTTGGTGGGCTTATCCCCCAGTTAGCTTGCAAAACCCCACAGGTCACTTAATTAATGGTCAAGTTGTCTGGTTATTAGCAGTAGCAATATCTGGTGTCTCCTCAATTATGGGGGCAGTTAACTTTGTCACCACCATCGTCAAGATGCGGGCACCAGGTATGGGCTTCTTTAAAATGCCCCTATTTGTTTGGGCAGTGTTTAGCGCCCAAATTATCCAACTTTTTGGTCTACCTGCCTTGACAGCTGGTGCAGTCATGTTGTTACTAGACCTTACTGCTGGCACAGCCTTTTTTGACCCCAGCAAAGGCGGGAACCCAGTCATGTTCCAGCACTACTTCTGGTTCTACTCTCACCCTGCCGTTTATGTGATCATTCTGCCCATCTTCGGCATCTTCTCCGAAATCTTCCCTGTTTATAGCCGCAAACCTTTGTTTGGTTACAAAGTAGTTGCGATTTCCTCCCTCTTAATTGCAGTAGTTAGTGCCATCGTTTGGGTACACCATTTATATGTCAGTGGTACACCTGCCTGGATGCGGATGCTGTTCATGGTCACCACGATGTTGGTATCTGTACCGACTGGTATTAAGGTGTTTGCTTGGGTAGCAACAATTTGGGGTGGAAAAATACGCTTAACTACACCCATGCTATTTGCCTTGGGTGCATTGATCATGTTCGTCTTCGCAGGTATCGTTGGCATTATGCTTTCCTCCGTACCTGTGGATGTTCACGTTAACAACACCTATTTCGTAGTTGGTCACTTCCACTATGTTCTTTTCGGAACGGTGACAATGGGCTTATATGCAGCCATCTACCACTGGTTCCCCAAAATGACCGGACGGATGTACTACGAAGGCTGGGGCAAATTGCACTTCTGGTTAACATTCATTGGTACTAACCTCAACTTCTTACCCATGCACCCATTAGGATTGCAAGGAATGTTACGCCGGATTTCTTCCTACGCACCAGAGTATGAATTCTGGAACATCATTGCTAGTCTTGGCTCATTCCTCTTAGGAATGTCTACCTTGCCCTTCATTTTCAATATGGTAGTTTCCTGGATGCATGGTCAGAAAGCACCTGCTAATCCTTGGCGCGCTATTGGCTTGGAATGGTTGGTTTCTTCACCACCACCAGTAGAAAATTTTGAAGAAATCCCCATCGTCATCAGCGAACCCTACGGCTACGGTAAGTCTGAACCATTGACTGCTAACATTCAAAATCAGTCGCATCCCTACAAACCACATTCCTGA
- a CDS encoding DUF2231 domain-containing protein produces MFDYLTNLNDHNLPYPDTIHPIVVHFVIAMVLFAFCCDVIGYFTRNFRLFEVSWWNMLIATISIFVAIIFGQFEAGLAKPYEVARSVLNVHTLIGWSLSGIIAAITAWRYVIRARDPQRITFYYLGAGLILTAIVGLQVYLGDELVWVYGLHTVPVVEALKDGILP; encoded by the coding sequence GTGTTTGATTATCTCACAAATTTGAACGACCACAATCTACCCTATCCAGATACAATTCATCCCATTGTTGTTCACTTCGTAATTGCAATGGTGTTGTTTGCCTTTTGTTGTGATGTAATTGGCTATTTTACCCGCAACTTTCGGCTATTTGAGGTAAGCTGGTGGAATATGCTCATTGCAACAATTTCCATCTTTGTCGCTATCATTTTTGGTCAATTTGAAGCAGGTTTAGCAAAACCTTACGAAGTAGCTAGATCTGTGTTGAATGTACATACACTCATTGGCTGGTCACTATCAGGAATTATTGCAGCAATTACAGCTTGGCGTTATGTAATTCGTGCCCGTGACCCCCAGAGAATTACTTTTTATTATCTGGGAGCCGGGCTAATTTTGACAGCAATAGTTGGCTTGCAAGTATACCTAGGTGATGAACTGGTTTGGGTATATGGATTGCACACAGTACCAGTTGTTGAAGCACTCAAGGATGGTATCTTGCCATGA
- a CDS encoding DUF2231 domain-containing protein — protein MNTELINQLSDQLGPNGLPYSIPLHPNLVHLTLGLFIIGITFDIVGALFPFQKWVFKFFAISVERENLFDVGWYNMVGSSVITCFTVAAGFYEMLLAQPPADIKSAWGFQAMDTMIWHGVGGVLLLTIIIGMTVWRGYQRFVTRRDEEKQVQWRYLIAGVTVMFIMYLHGTLGAQLAAEFGVHNTADSLLRLGKDLNTMFN, from the coding sequence ATGAACACAGAACTAATTAACCAATTAAGCGACCAGCTAGGCCCAAACGGCTTACCTTACAGCATTCCTCTTCACCCTAACTTAGTCCATCTCACCCTAGGACTATTCATCATTGGCATTACCTTTGATATTGTTGGGGCGTTGTTCCCCTTCCAAAAATGGGTGTTCAAATTTTTCGCAATTTCTGTAGAACGTGAGAACTTATTTGATGTTGGCTGGTACAACATGGTAGGTTCTTCAGTAATTACCTGTTTTACAGTTGCCGCTGGCTTTTATGAGATGCTGTTGGCACAACCACCAGCCGATATCAAAAGTGCTTGGGGATTCCAAGCAATGGATACAATGATTTGGCATGGTGTTGGTGGAGTACTGTTATTAACCATCATCATCGGCATGACTGTCTGGAGAGGATATCAGCGCTTTGTTACTCGCCGCGATGAAGAAAAACAAGTGCAATGGCGCTACCTAATTGCAGGTGTGACAGTCATGTTTATCATGTACCTCCACGGTACTTTAGGCGCACAATTAGCTGCTGAATTTGGTGTCCATAACACCGCAGATAGTTTGCTGCGATTGGGCAAAGACCTCAACACTATGTTCAATTAA
- the cas6 gene encoding CRISPR-associated endoribonuclease Cas6: MARAAISTTRKAKSKPVSTSSLPRWADDTELLGLVFDLEAISSTSLYSQYTIGLHAWFLDQVRQFNPELSAYLHDGESEKPFNISALEGQLVPTGRQLQLEAKQIYHWHVNALSPRVAQFLREWLTQLPQTLALRDAPLQIKQVSIAHPPTTYAQLLQSSVEKQTNVSLSFVSPTSFRRKGHHFPLPVPVNLFHSYLRRWNDFSGIPIETEAFLDWIDEGVIIHQHRLESVKVAAGKRGSVTGFTGAISCGLSKAALANTEFTRLFYALVRLAPYCGTGHKTTFGLGQTRLDWLEPEPATPTQLFTNLLGERITELTELFTAQRKRTGGDRTDKIAATWATILARREMGESLQVIAEDLEMPYTTVKTYVKLARRALKQE; this comes from the coding sequence ATGGCAAGAGCAGCAATATCTACCACTCGCAAAGCCAAGTCTAAACCTGTGTCTACGTCCTCTCTTCCTAGGTGGGCTGATGATACAGAATTGTTAGGATTGGTGTTTGACCTTGAGGCTATTAGTTCTACTTCTCTATATTCGCAGTACACAATTGGGCTTCATGCTTGGTTTCTTGACCAAGTACGACAATTCAATCCAGAACTTTCGGCTTATCTCCATGATGGCGAATCGGAAAAGCCTTTCAATATATCGGCGCTGGAAGGTCAACTTGTTCCTACTGGTAGACAACTGCAACTAGAAGCAAAGCAGATTTACCATTGGCACGTTAATGCCCTATCTCCCAGAGTGGCGCAATTTCTGCGTGAATGGTTAACCCAACTGCCACAAACATTAGCTTTAAGAGATGCACCCTTGCAAATCAAACAGGTGAGTATTGCTCATCCACCCACAACCTACGCACAATTGTTGCAGTCATCTGTTGAGAAACAAACTAACGTCAGTCTCAGCTTTGTTTCACCTACTAGCTTTCGCCGCAAAGGTCATCATTTCCCCCTTCCTGTGCCTGTAAATCTCTTCCACAGCTATTTACGACGTTGGAATGACTTTTCAGGGATTCCCATAGAAACAGAAGCTTTCCTCGATTGGATAGACGAAGGGGTGATTATCCACCAGCATCGCTTGGAATCAGTAAAAGTTGCGGCTGGTAAACGCGGTTCTGTGACTGGCTTCACAGGGGCTATTTCCTGCGGGTTGAGTAAAGCTGCTTTAGCTAATACAGAATTTACCCGCTTATTTTATGCCTTAGTCCGACTTGCACCTTACTGCGGTACAGGACACAAAACAACTTTTGGACTTGGGCAAACGCGCTTAGATTGGTTGGAACCGGAACCAGCTACACCTACGCAGTTATTTACAAATCTTTTGGGGGAAAGGATTACAGAATTGACAGAATTATTCACCGCCCAAAGGAAACGCACAGGAGGCGATCGCACTGATAAAATTGCTGCAACCTGGGCCACAATTTTGGCACGGCGAGAAATGGGAGAATCTTTGCAAGTGATAGCCGAAGATTTAGAGATGCCCTATACTACCGTGAAAACTTACGTCAAGTTG
- a CDS encoding cytochrome c oxidase subunit II: MTIQKIFNIVALIISAIAVTVMSLWIGKQSYSWLPPQAAAESLLIDDLISFLVTLGAFIFLGVTGVLLYSVLFHRAGKNDYSDGPAIEGNITLEVVWTAIPILLVFWIAAYSYQIYEKMGIQGPMELVHLHNPMGMESAYAAPKDEPVAALAEPAENIDVIAKQWAWVFHYPERDVTSTELHLPSDRRVRLVLKSEDVLHGFYIPAFRLKQDIIPNHNIDFEFTPIRPGKYQLTDSQYSGTYFATMHANVVVESPEAYHQWLAQAATQTPTPAHNQAAYEYAQATSKSGKTGWATVAPESAPLVNYPG, translated from the coding sequence ATGACAATCCAGAAGATTTTTAATATTGTGGCACTGATAATCAGTGCGATCGCCGTGACTGTTATGAGTCTCTGGATAGGTAAACAGTCCTATTCTTGGCTTCCTCCACAGGCGGCGGCTGAATCTCTACTCATTGATGATCTGATTAGCTTTTTAGTAACCCTGGGTGCGTTTATCTTTCTAGGCGTTACTGGCGTTTTGTTGTATTCTGTTCTCTTCCATCGTGCTGGCAAGAACGATTATAGTGATGGCCCAGCAATTGAGGGAAATATCACCCTAGAAGTTGTGTGGACAGCTATCCCTATTTTGCTAGTCTTTTGGATTGCAGCTTACAGCTACCAAATTTACGAAAAAATGGGCATTCAAGGCCCTATGGAATTAGTACACCTGCATAATCCGATGGGAATGGAATCGGCTTATGCAGCACCAAAAGATGAACCAGTTGCGGCTTTAGCTGAACCAGCAGAAAACATCGATGTGATCGCCAAACAATGGGCTTGGGTATTTCATTACCCCGAAAGAGATGTTACTAGTACCGAACTACATCTACCAAGCGATCGCCGTGTCCGGTTGGTATTAAAATCTGAAGATGTACTACATGGCTTCTATATCCCTGCATTTCGACTGAAGCAAGACATCATTCCCAACCACAATATTGACTTTGAGTTCACCCCCATTCGTCCAGGCAAATACCAACTGACCGACTCTCAATATAGCGGTACATACTTTGCCACTATGCACGCCAATGTAGTGGTTGAATCTCCCGAAGCTTACCACCAATGGCTTGCCCAAGCTGCAACCCAAACACCAACTCCCGCACATAATCAAGCAGCTTATGAGTATGCCCAAGCAACCAGTAAGTCAGGCAAAACCGGATGGGCTACAGTCGCACCTGAATCAGCACCTCTAGTCAATTATCCTGGTTGA